The following coding sequences are from one Azospirillum humicireducens window:
- a CDS encoding alpha-hydroxy acid oxidase — MAAHQACLNIDELRQRARRFLPRGLFEYIDRGTEDESSLRRLRDGFDHAELTPRVLVDCSGRHTGVTLFGRERPLPFVIAPTAAAGLVRYDGEVLLARAARAAGIPFGVSTQSITSIEAIAEAGAELWFQLYVWRDRSLTHALLDRVAACGVDTLILTVDTAVSPKREYNRHNGFTVPVVPSLRGALDVARHPAWAGGVLLRLLAAGGWPGYAHYPPQFRTRITDAAAHDGIRLCDRVSWDDVADLRRRWAGRIILKGLLAPEDAQRALEAGVEAIVVSNHGGRNLDCAPSPLAVLPRIMDAVGGRMTVLADSGVRRGSDAAKLLAAGAAAVLLGRAPLFGLAAGGQAGAEHALAILQDELDRTMALLGCRTVAELRG; from the coding sequence ATGGCGGCCCATCAGGCATGCCTGAACATCGACGAGTTGCGCCAGCGGGCCCGCCGCTTCCTGCCGCGCGGCCTGTTCGAGTACATCGACCGCGGCACCGAGGACGAATCCTCCCTGCGCCGGCTGCGCGACGGCTTCGATCATGCCGAGCTGACGCCGCGGGTGCTGGTCGATTGCAGCGGACGCCACACCGGCGTGACGCTGTTCGGCCGCGAGCGCCCGCTGCCCTTCGTCATCGCGCCCACCGCCGCCGCCGGTCTGGTCCGCTACGACGGCGAGGTGCTGCTGGCCCGCGCCGCCCGCGCCGCCGGCATTCCCTTCGGCGTCTCGACCCAGTCGATCACCAGCATCGAGGCCATCGCGGAGGCCGGGGCCGAGCTGTGGTTCCAGCTCTATGTCTGGCGCGACCGCAGCCTGACCCATGCCCTGCTCGACCGCGTCGCCGCCTGCGGCGTCGACACGCTGATCCTGACGGTGGACACCGCCGTTTCGCCGAAACGCGAGTATAACCGACACAACGGCTTCACCGTGCCGGTGGTGCCATCCCTGCGCGGCGCGCTGGACGTTGCGCGTCATCCGGCCTGGGCGGGCGGGGTGCTGCTGCGCCTGCTGGCCGCCGGCGGCTGGCCGGGATACGCCCATTATCCGCCGCAGTTCCGCACCCGCATCACCGATGCCGCCGCCCATGATGGGATCCGGCTGTGCGACCGGGTGAGCTGGGACGATGTGGCGGATCTGCGCCGCCGCTGGGCCGGACGGATCATCCTGAAGGGCCTGCTGGCGCCGGAGGATGCGCAGCGCGCTTTGGAGGCCGGAGTCGAGGCCATCGTGGTGTCGAACCATGGCGGGCGCAACCTGGACTGCGCACCCTCGCCGCTTGCGGTTCTGCCGCGGATCATGGACGCGGTCGGCGGCCGGATGACGGTGCTGGCCGACAGCGGCGTGCGGCGCGGCAGCGACGCCGCCAAGCTGCTGGCCGCCGGAGCGGCGGCGGTGCTGCTCGGCCGGGCGCCGCTGTTCGGGCTCGCGGCCGGCGGACAGGCGGGGGCGGAGCATGCGTTGGCGATCCTGCAGGACGAACTGGACCGGACCATGGCCCTTCTCGGCTGCCGGACGGTCGCGGAACTGCGGGGGTAG